In one Cryomorphaceae bacterium genomic region, the following are encoded:
- a CDS encoding DUF4442 domain-containing protein, whose product MNLEKLIARAEKSAFWLWLLNRLLYRMIPFNAPHRIRIREITEHGIGSVIPYRRSNFNHIKGVHACGLATAAEFTSGLVLLRELGVKRYRLIMESIEVKYSYQAKTDAIARFEISPERLTNEVVNPLKTEDAVYIRCEIPVMDTSGNLVCTAWTNWQVKPWDKVRTRI is encoded by the coding sequence ATGAACCTTGAGAAACTGATCGCGCGGGCTGAGAAAAGCGCCTTCTGGCTGTGGTTGCTCAATCGTCTGCTGTACCGAATGATTCCTTTTAATGCTCCGCACCGTATTCGCATTCGGGAAATAACAGAACACGGCATTGGCTCTGTCATTCCATACCGTCGCAGTAATTTTAATCACATCAAAGGCGTGCATGCCTGCGGACTTGCCACTGCCGCCGAATTTACTTCCGGTCTTGTACTGCTGCGCGAACTGGGCGTAAAGCGCTACCGGCTTATCATGGAAAGCATTGAAGTGAAGTACAGCTATCAGGCCAAAACAGATGCCATAGCGCGATTTGAAATTTCTCCCGAACGATTGACGAATGAAGTGGTGAATCCGCTCAAAACCGAGGATGCGGTTTACATACGTTGTGAAATTCCGGTTATGGATACTTCCGGTAACCTGGTATGTACGGCATGGACCAACTGGCAAGTCAAGCCGTGGGACAAGGTGCGCACGCGAATCTGA
- a CDS encoding VWA domain-containing protein, whose protein sequence is MPVSRIVHIISLVFGSLLAGWLWWHFRDNYDFANPEWFWLLLAIPVMALYDWFRPLPHGEVKISSLGLFGHDLSSDWLAMLRPTIFVMSSAALALLILAVARPQSQSKWQDTNTEGIDIVISFDVSGSMLARDFEPDRLEAGKRLGIQFIERRPHDRIGLVIYEGEAFTQCPLTTDHRVLKNLFSEVKSGLLEPGTAIGMGLATAVNRLRDSDAKSRVIILLTDGVNNAGSIPPLTAAEIAREFGIRVHTIGVGTIGKALTPVARYPSGQYKYDYVEVDLDEPLMQQIAEITGGQYFRATDNKALERIYDEIDQMEKSRIEVTQHSRKHEEFLSFALWGLGLLALHFLLKSVVFRTAV, encoded by the coding sequence ATGCCGGTTAGCAGGATAGTACATATCATCAGCCTCGTGTTTGGCTCTTTATTGGCCGGCTGGTTGTGGTGGCATTTCCGCGACAACTACGACTTTGCCAATCCCGAGTGGTTCTGGCTCTTGCTGGCCATTCCTGTGATGGCGCTGTACGATTGGTTTCGGCCCCTACCCCATGGTGAAGTGAAGATCTCGTCGCTCGGTTTGTTCGGTCATGATCTCAGCAGCGACTGGCTGGCCATGTTGCGACCTACCATTTTTGTGATGAGTTCTGCTGCACTCGCTTTGCTCATTCTGGCTGTGGCCCGGCCGCAAAGCCAGAGCAAATGGCAGGACACAAACACAGAGGGCATTGACATTGTCATTTCGTTCGACGTTTCGGGAAGTATGCTGGCCCGCGACTTTGAACCCGACCGTTTGGAAGCCGGAAAAAGATTGGGGATACAGTTTATTGAGCGCCGTCCGCACGACCGCATCGGGTTGGTGATATACGAAGGTGAGGCTTTTACACAATGTCCGCTCACCACCGACCACCGCGTACTCAAAAACCTGTTCAGTGAAGTTAAATCAGGCTTACTCGAACCCGGCACGGCTATCGGTATGGGTCTGGCTACGGCTGTAAACCGGCTTCGCGACAGCGATGCCAAAAGCCGTGTCATAATCCTTCTCACGGATGGAGTGAACAACGCCGGTTCCATTCCGCCGCTCACTGCCGCTGAAATTGCCCGTGAATTCGGAATAAGGGTGCACACCATCGGTGTTGGAACCATTGGTAAAGCCCTCACTCCTGTTGCGCGCTATCCAAGCGGTCAGTACAAATACGATTATGTAGAAGTTGACCTTGACGAGCCACTGATGCAGCAAATAGCCGAAATTACCGGGGGCCAGTATTTCCGCGCTACCGACAACAAAGCCCTTGAGCGCATTTACGATGAAATTGACCAAATGGAAAAGTCGAGGATTGAAGTAACCCAACACAGCCGCAAGCACGAAGAGTTTCTGAGCTTTGCACTTTGGGGATTGGGCTTGCTTGCATTGCACTTTTTACTGAAGTCTGTTGTATTCAGAACTGCTGTTTGA
- a CDS encoding tetratricopeptide repeat protein: protein MVGKNSTLQFMKFLSTILLVLLCTTSWAQQDRLAGFKGNLAYQLNAYEEAEKQYRQALELNSDFNESAFNLGNTMYRRAQQLVSQAQGIDDPETQEALVSEAAALMAQAIETFKTLGETMESPEDKSRAFHNLGNTFLHAGEIDKSIDSYKQALRNNPEDDETRYNLAYAQWLKNQEQEQDQDQDQDQDQDQDQDQDQDQDQDQDQDQDGDDQQDEQDGDQEQDQQDQQEGDQEQQREPEPNQLSHEDAQQLLEALQKEEDDLQDKLRREQMRAVKTNIERDW, encoded by the coding sequence ATGGTTGGAAAAAATTCAACTCTTCAATTCATGAAATTCCTAAGCACCATACTTCTTGTATTGTTGTGTACCACAAGTTGGGCGCAGCAAGACAGGCTTGCCGGTTTCAAAGGAAACTTAGCCTACCAACTCAATGCATACGAGGAAGCTGAAAAACAGTACCGTCAGGCGCTTGAACTAAACAGTGACTTCAATGAAAGTGCCTTTAATCTCGGCAATACCATGTACCGGCGTGCACAGCAACTTGTTTCTCAGGCTCAGGGCATTGACGACCCCGAAACACAGGAGGCCCTCGTTTCGGAGGCCGCCGCGCTGATGGCGCAGGCCATTGAAACCTTCAAGACACTTGGTGAAACCATGGAATCTCCCGAAGACAAGTCGCGGGCCTTTCACAATTTGGGAAATACCTTTCTCCATGCCGGTGAGATTGACAAAAGTATTGACAGCTACAAGCAAGCACTGCGAAACAATCCTGAAGATGACGAAACCCGTTACAACCTCGCTTACGCCCAGTGGCTGAAAAACCAGGAGCAAGAGCAGGACCAGGATCAAGACCAGGATCAAGACCAGGACCAGGATCAAGACCAGGATCAGGATCAAGACCAGGATCAGGACCAGGACCAGGATGGCGACGATCAGCAAGATGAGCAGGATGGTGACCAGGAGCAGGATCAGCAAGACCAGCAGGAAGGTGATCAGGAACAGCAGCGTGAACCGGAGCCCAACCAGCTGTCTCACGAAGACGCCCAACAATTGTTGGAAGCCCTACAGAAAGAAGAAGACGATTTGCAGGACAAACTCCGAAGGGAGCAAATGCGGGCCGTTAAAACAAACATTGAACGCGATTGGTAA
- a CDS encoding VWA domain-containing protein: MNKKPVILRTSIATLAVLISEVVLAALLLVGWLVLVPLIPGMKLNRPDFAWFFIAGPVLSALFLLMFWLRRRSLGAFASPFMLDVLAPSRSTAKPVLRFLLFRWALFFLTVAVINPKVGTKMAEARHEGIDIMVAIDVSRSMLAEDIKPNRLERAKMGIRQMLDKLHGDRLGIVVFAGDAYVQLPITTDYSAARMFLNTINTDVVPVQGTSIGAAIARSMESFDFENPTQKAIIIISDGEDHEAEAIAAAKRAGEQGVIIHTIGMGTAQGGPIPIFQGRQRVGYHKDREGNTVITKLDERTLQDIATAANGKFVRASTASMGIPMIMDEINEMTKTEFGTTAYAEYEDRFQVFIILALVLLLIEQLVSERRSRWLEKIQLFNS; encoded by the coding sequence ATGAATAAAAAACCGGTCATATTACGCACATCCATCGCCACTTTGGCGGTACTCATCTCAGAGGTGGTGCTCGCTGCATTGCTGCTTGTGGGTTGGTTGGTACTGGTGCCGCTTATACCCGGAATGAAGCTCAACCGACCCGATTTTGCATGGTTCTTTATTGCAGGACCTGTGTTGAGTGCTCTCTTTCTGTTGATGTTCTGGCTCAGACGGCGTTCACTTGGAGCATTTGCAAGCCCCTTTATGCTGGATGTTCTTGCCCCATCGCGTTCAACTGCCAAGCCTGTTTTGCGCTTCCTGCTGTTCAGGTGGGCGCTATTCTTCCTCACCGTTGCGGTTATCAATCCGAAGGTTGGAACCAAGATGGCGGAGGCGCGTCACGAGGGCATTGACATCATGGTGGCCATTGACGTTTCGAGGAGTATGCTCGCCGAAGATATCAAGCCCAACCGTTTGGAGAGAGCCAAGATGGGTATTCGTCAGATGCTCGATAAACTCCACGGCGACAGGCTGGGCATAGTGGTTTTTGCCGGTGACGCATACGTGCAGTTGCCCATCACCACCGACTACTCTGCGGCACGGATGTTTCTCAATACCATCAACACGGATGTGGTACCTGTGCAGGGAACGAGCATTGGCGCTGCGATTGCGAGATCCATGGAATCGTTTGATTTTGAAAACCCCACACAGAAAGCAATCATCATTATCTCCGACGGAGAAGACCACGAAGCCGAGGCCATTGCTGCCGCCAAACGAGCCGGTGAGCAGGGCGTGATTATTCACACCATAGGAATGGGAACCGCGCAGGGAGGCCCCATACCCATTTTTCAAGGTAGGCAACGCGTGGGATACCACAAAGACCGCGAAGGAAATACCGTTATTACCAAGCTTGATGAACGAACGCTTCAGGACATTGCTACAGCGGCAAACGGCAAATTTGTCAGGGCCAGCACTGCCAGTATGGGTATTCCGATGATTATGGATGAAATCAACGAAATGACAAAAACTGAGTTCGGTACAACAGCTTACGCCGAGTACGAAGACCGTTTTCAGGTATTTATCATTCTTGCTTTGGTACTTTTGTTGATTGAACAACTCGTGAGCGAGCGCAGAAGTAGATGGTTGGAAAAAATTCAACTCTTCAATTCATGA
- a CDS encoding T9SS C-terminal target domain-containing protein: protein MKFVFSLFSVLIISIISTPAVGQFQVGQTTITFNDPDRTGGFGSGGGPGRQIQTEIYYPASTAGTNVAVAGGTFPIISFGHGFVMTWSAYQNIWEFLVPQGYIVAFPRTEGGFSPSHLDFGLDLALVVERMEALNDEQSSLFFGHVAQNAAAIMGHSMGGGATMLGAATINVQAVIGLASAETSTSAIAAAADVTAPMLMLSGSSDDVTPPAEHQIPIFNASAALCKYHVTITGGGHCNFANSNFNCNTGELFTSGNITISRAEQQATMNDYVLPWLNRWLKDDVASLQDFTDLLWTDNRVTFVENCIATSVPEFEKEVSVFPNPASDVLNVELDESLMGAQLFLLDAVGRMVKEEAVLSTHTIFNVGGMPSGVYHLIIRKNDEEVIKVRWIKTN, encoded by the coding sequence ATGAAGTTTGTTTTTAGTCTTTTTAGTGTACTCATAATCAGCATTATTTCAACGCCCGCGGTTGGGCAGTTTCAAGTAGGTCAAACTACCATCACCTTCAATGACCCGGATCGCACAGGTGGCTTCGGAAGTGGTGGAGGCCCGGGCAGGCAGATTCAAACCGAGATTTATTATCCCGCCAGTACCGCAGGAACCAATGTTGCAGTGGCCGGTGGCACATTTCCCATCATTTCCTTTGGACATGGCTTCGTAATGACCTGGAGTGCTTATCAGAATATCTGGGAGTTTTTGGTTCCACAGGGGTACATTGTGGCTTTTCCGCGCACTGAAGGAGGGTTTTCGCCCAGTCACCTGGACTTTGGGCTTGACCTGGCCCTTGTGGTTGAACGCATGGAGGCTTTGAACGATGAGCAAAGCTCACTTTTCTTCGGTCACGTAGCGCAAAACGCAGCTGCTATTATGGGCCACTCTATGGGAGGCGGCGCTACCATGCTCGGCGCAGCTACCATCAATGTGCAGGCAGTTATCGGCCTCGCTTCTGCCGAAACGAGTACTTCCGCCATCGCGGCCGCTGCCGATGTAACGGCACCCATGCTTATGCTTTCGGGAAGCAGCGATGACGTGACCCCTCCGGCCGAACACCAGATACCCATCTTTAACGCTAGCGCGGCATTGTGTAAATACCACGTAACCATCACAGGAGGAGGACACTGTAATTTTGCTAACAGCAATTTCAACTGTAACACAGGGGAGTTGTTCACCAGCGGAAATATCACCATTTCGCGAGCAGAACAACAAGCAACCATGAATGACTACGTGTTGCCGTGGCTCAATCGCTGGCTAAAGGATGATGTAGCTTCTTTACAGGACTTTACGGATTTGCTTTGGACGGACAACCGCGTGACCTTTGTGGAAAACTGCATCGCCACATCGGTTCCTGAATTTGAGAAGGAAGTAAGCGTTTTTCCCAATCCCGCCTCAGATGTTCTGAATGTTGAGCTGGATGAAAGCTTGATGGGAGCACAGTTGTTTCTTCTGGACGCAGTGGGCAGAATGGTAAAGGAGGAAGCAGTATTGTCAACCCACACAATATTCAATGTGGGTGGTATGCCCTCAGGCGTTTATCATCTGATTATCCGTAAAAATGACGAAGAGGTGATCAAGGTTCGATGGATCAAAACGAACTAA
- a CDS encoding DUF58 domain-containing protein, with the protein MDTAALLKKVRRIELKTRGLSNQIFSGEYHSAFKGRGMAFSEVREYVTGDEIRTIDWNVTARLNHPYVKVFEEERELTVIILVDISGSDSFGTGRQLKKSQITEICAVLAFSAIQNNDKIGVIFFSDQVEKFIPPKKGKSHILRIIRELIEFEPEHRQTNIDQALRYLINGVKKRSIAFLISDFMDDGYEKALKIANKKHDLVALRVYDPREQELPDMGLVPFRDAETGQLEWINTSSKKVRTAYKSKALEHESKVQDLFRRSGVDHVSIAADENYIRPLMTLFKRRG; encoded by the coding sequence ATGGATACCGCAGCGTTACTCAAAAAAGTACGACGCATTGAGCTGAAAACCCGGGGACTCTCCAACCAGATTTTCTCCGGTGAGTACCATTCTGCGTTTAAAGGACGCGGTATGGCCTTTAGCGAGGTGCGCGAATACGTAACCGGCGATGAAATCCGAACCATCGACTGGAATGTAACGGCGCGCTTAAACCATCCCTACGTGAAGGTTTTTGAGGAAGAGCGCGAGCTTACGGTAATCATTCTGGTGGACATTTCAGGCTCTGACAGCTTTGGCACCGGCCGGCAGCTCAAAAAAAGCCAGATTACCGAAATATGTGCTGTGCTGGCCTTCTCGGCCATTCAGAACAACGATAAGATTGGCGTCATCTTTTTCAGCGATCAGGTGGAAAAATTCATCCCACCCAAAAAAGGTAAATCACACATTCTGAGAATTATTCGCGAGCTCATTGAGTTTGAACCTGAGCATCGTCAAACCAATATAGATCAGGCGCTGCGCTACCTCATCAACGGAGTAAAAAAACGTAGTATCGCGTTCCTGATTTCCGATTTTATGGACGATGGCTACGAAAAGGCACTGAAAATTGCCAACAAGAAACACGACCTCGTAGCCCTGCGCGTGTACGACCCGCGTGAGCAGGAACTGCCCGATATGGGACTGGTGCCTTTTCGCGATGCTGAAACCGGTCAGTTGGAATGGATCAATACCTCGAGCAAAAAAGTGCGTACCGCATATAAAAGCAAGGCACTGGAGCACGAATCCAAAGTACAGGATTTATTCCGCAGATCGGGGGTTGACCACGTAAGTATTGCCGCAGATGAAAATTACATTCGGCCTTTGATGACCTTATTCAAACGACGGGGGTAA
- a CDS encoding protein BatD translates to MGRWISFLLLMLVGTGWITLAAQTSFTATVDKNPVGQNDRFKLTLTIENASGNITPPDLSDFNLVFGPAKSTSYQIVNGQASNTISFTYTLIPKATGEFVIGKAVARTDKGTLESAPITLRVVEGSSQAAQQPRSQTQGASGGGRGNDELFAEIRLDKKKVYKGEQVIITYLVYSRYRNIDFTDYDFPALNGFYSHNFKEEQAGWKNQLEVINGKQYRVAILRRQILFPQQHGTLRIDPMGISARVDYSFFNPGRAVSVKSNAVELEVLPLPPKQGNFKGDVGTFTMDVKPDRTELEANDAINLSVKISGRGNLKLVGAPEIKFPKDFEVYDPKTTDRFSTASNGLSGSREFEYLIIPRHSGKYTLEPIVFTFFDPQAGSYKTLKSEPIEINVARGTGETPGTAYSSATREDVLILDQDIRYIKPADTLRAQSGYFFGTTLFYTLMGMPLALALVVFLARRKYIRDRQDIVSVRSRKAGKMARKLLTVANKHLQANETGPFYDAVFKAIYGYLGGKLNIDPGSLNRPQIQAGLDEKSVSAETTAALMELLSRCEMARFAPSSEYNPAQDYQEAARIIGELQKKL, encoded by the coding sequence ATGGGGCGCTGGATATCTTTTCTCCTATTGATGCTGGTCGGCACGGGTTGGATAACTCTTGCCGCTCAGACGTCTTTTACGGCCACTGTTGACAAGAATCCTGTGGGGCAGAATGACCGTTTCAAGCTCACGCTCACCATTGAAAACGCATCCGGCAATATCACCCCACCCGACCTCAGCGATTTTAACCTGGTTTTCGGACCGGCTAAATCCACCAGTTATCAGATTGTCAATGGTCAGGCGAGCAACACCATCAGTTTCACTTACACCCTGATTCCTAAGGCAACCGGTGAATTTGTGATAGGCAAGGCTGTTGCCCGTACCGACAAAGGAACCCTGGAAAGTGCGCCCATTACCCTGAGAGTAGTAGAAGGAAGTAGTCAAGCCGCACAGCAGCCTCGCTCGCAAACTCAAGGAGCATCGGGCGGCGGAAGAGGCAACGACGAGCTTTTTGCAGAAATCCGCCTTGATAAGAAGAAGGTTTACAAGGGTGAGCAGGTCATCATTACCTACCTGGTGTATTCCCGCTACCGAAACATTGATTTTACCGACTATGATTTTCCTGCGCTCAACGGTTTCTACAGTCACAATTTCAAGGAAGAGCAGGCCGGCTGGAAAAACCAATTGGAGGTAATCAACGGAAAGCAATACCGGGTGGCAATTCTGCGTCGTCAAATCCTCTTCCCTCAGCAGCACGGAACCTTGCGCATCGACCCCATGGGTATCTCAGCAAGGGTTGACTATTCCTTTTTCAACCCTGGTAGAGCAGTGAGCGTGAAAAGTAACGCGGTAGAACTCGAAGTGCTTCCACTCCCTCCCAAACAGGGCAATTTCAAAGGAGATGTGGGTACGTTCACCATGGACGTAAAACCCGATCGCACCGAGCTCGAAGCCAACGATGCCATCAACCTGAGTGTAAAAATTTCAGGGCGCGGCAACCTCAAACTTGTAGGTGCCCCCGAAATCAAATTCCCCAAGGATTTTGAAGTGTACGACCCCAAAACAACCGACCGTTTCTCAACCGCCAGCAACGGTTTGAGCGGAAGCAGGGAGTTTGAATACCTTATCATCCCGCGACATTCTGGAAAATACACCCTGGAGCCCATTGTGTTCACCTTCTTCGACCCACAGGCAGGTAGCTACAAAACACTTAAAAGCGAACCCATTGAAATCAATGTGGCCCGCGGTACAGGAGAAACTCCGGGAACTGCTTACTCCAGTGCAACGCGTGAGGATGTACTTATTCTCGATCAGGACATTCGGTACATCAAACCTGCAGATACACTCAGGGCGCAGAGCGGGTACTTCTTCGGCACCACCCTGTTTTACACTTTGATGGGTATGCCTCTGGCGCTGGCGCTGGTGGTTTTTCTCGCCCGACGCAAGTACATTCGCGACCGGCAGGATATTGTAAGTGTTCGCAGTAGAAAAGCCGGCAAGATGGCCCGTAAACTACTGACCGTGGCCAATAAGCATCTTCAGGCCAATGAAACCGGACCGTTTTACGACGCGGTATTCAAAGCCATTTACGGCTATCTCGGAGGTAAACTGAACATTGACCCGGGTTCACTCAATCGCCCGCAAATTCAGGCCGGGCTGGATGAAAAATCCGTTTCCGCCGAAACAACTGCTGCGTTGATGGAGCTTTTGTCCAGGTGCGAAATGGCTCGTTTTGCGCCATCCAGCGAATACAACCCGGCTCAGGACTACCAGGAAGCGGCCCGAATCATCGGAGAATTGCAAAAGAAACTGTAA
- a CDS encoding tetratricopeptide repeat protein, whose protein sequence is MTKQLILSTLLLFSCFSLRADLQDAAARFEQGNAAYALGNFEEAIVHYEAASEEATSLALHFNLGNAYFKTNQVAMAILHYERAFRIDPSDTDVKYNLKLANERIKDRIEELPQLNITRWWKSFTIGTGIDTWAWLAVTCMILALASWLLFFLANHRGLRIAGFYIALLMLLLAGISYYQAGHAKRLVAEQTEAIVISPRVDVKGSPTETGINVFVIHEGTKLRILQEQNGWVNVRIASGNEGWMRKSDVIQI, encoded by the coding sequence ATGACCAAGCAACTGATATTATCAACCTTACTCTTGTTCTCGTGCTTCAGCCTGCGGGCCGACCTGCAAGATGCTGCTGCGCGATTTGAGCAAGGCAATGCTGCTTATGCCTTGGGAAACTTTGAGGAAGCCATTGTGCATTACGAAGCAGCCTCAGAAGAAGCTACCTCACTGGCTTTACACTTTAACCTGGGCAATGCGTATTTCAAAACCAATCAGGTTGCGATGGCCATTCTCCACTACGAGCGCGCTTTCCGGATTGACCCTTCGGATACTGATGTGAAATACAACCTGAAACTCGCCAACGAACGCATCAAAGACCGCATTGAGGAACTTCCGCAGCTCAATATTACCCGCTGGTGGAAATCTTTCACCATCGGAACAGGCATTGACACATGGGCCTGGTTGGCGGTAACTTGCATGATTCTTGCCCTTGCCTCGTGGCTCCTCTTTTTTCTGGCCAACCACCGCGGATTGAGAATAGCCGGATTCTACATTGCGCTGTTGATGCTCTTGCTGGCGGGCATCAGCTACTATCAGGCCGGGCACGCCAAACGACTGGTAGCCGAGCAAACCGAAGCCATTGTCATCTCTCCAAGGGTTGATGTAAAAGGCTCACCCACGGAAACAGGCATCAATGTATTTGTGATTCACGAGGGCACAAAGCTTAGAATTCTGCAAGAACAGAATGGCTGGGTGAATGTGCGCATTGCAAGCGGCAACGAAGGCTGGATGCGAAAATCGGACGTGATTCAAATCTGA
- a CDS encoding ATPase — MSDLTAGLPNESAPAGSPPVSGAPDIRQLNERIQRESAFIDLLNIEMEKVIVGQKDMVEKLLIALLSNGHVLLEGVPGLAKTLAIKTLSDAIEVDFSRLQFTPDLLPADLIGTMIYNQKKEEFIVKKGPIFSNFILADEINRAPAKVQSALLEAMQERQVTIGPETYKLPEPFLVLATQNPIEQEGTYPLPEAQVDRFMLKVVLDYPRRNEEQIILRNNISTTPFPKASRVVKAEEILRAREVVREVYMDEKIERYIVDIVFATRRPNDYKLSNLAELISFGGSPRASISLAIASKAHAFINRRGYVIPEDVRAVCRDVMRHRIGLTFEAEAENVRVEDIITEVLNKVEVP; from the coding sequence ATGAGTGATTTAACTGCAGGACTTCCCAATGAAAGTGCCCCCGCAGGCAGCCCACCGGTTTCCGGTGCGCCCGACATCCGCCAATTGAACGAACGCATCCAGCGCGAGAGCGCTTTTATTGACCTGCTCAATATTGAGATGGAAAAGGTCATCGTGGGTCAAAAAGATATGGTTGAAAAACTGCTGATTGCACTTCTGAGCAACGGCCACGTACTTCTGGAAGGAGTTCCGGGACTGGCGAAAACGCTTGCTATCAAAACGCTGAGCGACGCGATTGAAGTTGATTTCAGCCGCTTGCAGTTTACTCCCGACCTGCTCCCCGCCGACCTGATTGGCACCATGATATACAACCAAAAGAAGGAAGAGTTTATCGTGAAGAAAGGTCCGATTTTCTCCAACTTTATTCTGGCAGATGAGATTAACCGCGCTCCGGCCAAGGTGCAGAGTGCACTGCTCGAGGCCATGCAGGAGCGGCAGGTAACCATTGGTCCCGAAACCTATAAACTCCCCGAGCCTTTCCTTGTGCTGGCCACACAAAACCCCATTGAGCAGGAAGGAACCTACCCCCTGCCCGAAGCCCAGGTAGACCGATTCATGCTGAAGGTGGTGCTTGATTACCCGCGCCGCAACGAGGAGCAAATCATTTTGCGCAACAATATCTCCACCACACCTTTCCCAAAGGCCTCCCGCGTGGTAAAGGCCGAAGAAATTCTCCGAGCCCGCGAAGTAGTGCGAGAGGTGTACATGGACGAAAAAATTGAGCGATACATTGTAGATATTGTGTTTGCAACACGACGACCCAATGACTACAAGCTCAGCAATCTCGCGGAGCTGATCAGCTTTGGTGGTTCGCCGAGGGCAAGCATCAGCCTCGCCATCGCTTCGAAGGCACACGCCTTTATCAACCGAAGGGGCTATGTGATTCCCGAAGATGTGCGTGCCGTTTGCCGCGATGTAATGCGCCACCGCATCGGGCTCACTTTTGAAGCAGAAGCCGAAAACGTTCGCGTGGAAGACATCATCACCGAAGTACTCAACAAAGTAGAAGTTCCCTAG